The nucleotide window TGAAGGCGGTTGCAAATCAAAGAGCTGGAGATAAGAGAGCCGACTCCAGGCTGGCCAATCGTGCAGTGTCACCACCTTAACATTGCCAGTGGGCACTCGACAGGGACGATCCCTCATGGAGATAACGGCGGGTCCACCTTCGCTTAGCGCTAGCATCGTTGATTGCGGCAGCGGTGCTGATTGGTCGATTGTGATTTCCTCTGTCATTCTCACCAGGAGACACACGGGGATCTCGATATCAGACATGGGGCACATTGCCATCTGGTGTCTCCGGAGAAGTCTGATCTGCTTTGGAGACGAGAAAATGACTGATGGAAACGATTTTAGCTCTGCTGAGCTCTGCCGTTGCAGTGAAGATATCTCGATTCCCGACATGAGCCAACACTCATTGCGAGGCGCGTGTCTTCTTCACCTAGACGCAGAGATACGACCATGAAATGGCGGTTTCTAGACCCTAGGTTTTTGTGTGCCGGATTCCCATGGTCTTGATAGGCGTTTTTCTGCCCTCACAATTGGCTGCTCGGTGGCACAGCTGGTGGGTGAGGCGTCGACGAGCTGGGAGTCTGGGATGGGTCACAGTTCACGAAACGCGGTGCCCCGCGTTCGCCCCATGTGGGGGTCTGCTGCATCGTGGGGAACCATGACACCCTCCCACAATATTATCTACTCCAAACTTATCTCCAAAAGGCTGGATTGAGAGGTACACTCCAGATGGAGACAAGACGTTGGGAAATGCAACTTGCGACATCGGAATCAACTTGATCAATTTCAATTAGCCATGTCTACCACCTTGGATTTTTATTCTTATCTTATCCGTTAAGATGACGACAGACCAAGAGAGATAAGCAGCACGTCAACCATTCTTAATTTCTCTTACTTTTTCTCGCGACATCAGCAAGCTCTCTCAAGATCAATGGGACACTGAAATCACAACTTTTTGCTTTGTTCTTTCCTCCTGGCCCGGGGCTCGAAGAGTTCATACAAACCATCCCACCCCATCTGTCAAAGCTGAGCTTCTGGGGAGCTCCTGGCAGCTTGGACTTCGGATATTTTAGGGCGCGGGAGCAACCGAGCGCACAGGCCAGTTGCTGTTTCTCGGGCCGCCCAATCGGGTACTGAGTGCCAAGATCGATGGATTGCCAGCGCTTCAGCTGAGATGCGGCGGATCGGGCAAACACCGACACTGGGAAAGGATGAATCCATCACCAGCGATCCGCTGACCAACCCGATGACGCGCCTATTGCGAGGGTTCAGATAACATATTTACCCCGAACTAGGTAACGGGTGAACTCCAGCCTTCCAAAGCGGCGAGCGCACGATGGCCCACGACGAGAGCGCCCAAGGACTCCTCAAGGAGTCCTCCACCAGACGGTCTCGCTCCAGCGATCGCGGTGATAACGCTGCTTTTGACTCCGACTCGGATCTCGACGCTACCGATTACATTGACCGCGAAGCTGCCCGCCCAACGAGACGATCGCCGACCGCTTCCTTCGAGCCAAACATAAAAGGCAAAAAAAGATGGTGCTCGTGCCTTTTCACAAcgctggggaggagaagccagTGCTGTATCGGCGTGTTGGCAGGGATGGGCATTCTTTGGGTGCTTCTGACAGCAACCGGGGTGTTTGTCTACAGAAAGGCCCAAGAAGAGCCACCGTACGGACAGTCGCCGCCCTGGTATCCCACACCGAAAGGAGGCATTGCTGCTTCCTGGGCTGATAGCTATGCCAAGGCTTCCAAGATGGTGTCGAAAATGACATTGGCGGATAAGGTGAATGTCACCACCGGCACGGGGTGGGAGATGGGCTTGGCTGTGGGCACGAATGCCCCGGCCATTCATGTGGGCTTCCCGCAGTTGCAACTGCAGGATGGACCCCTGGGCATCAGATTTGCAGACAACATCACTGCCTTTCCTGCTGGCATCACGGTCGGCGCGACGTGGAACAGGCAACTGATGTACGCGAGGGGCAAGGCTCATGCCATTGAGGCGCGGCAAAAGGGGATCAATGTCTTGCTTGGGCCTTGCGTGGGACCACTAGGCAGGATGCCAGCAGGTGGTCGCAACTGGGAGGGCTTTGGTGCAGACCCCTACCTCCAGGGCATTGCTGGCGCCGAGACGGTGAAGGGAATCCAGAGCGAGGGCGTCATGGCGACGATCAAGCATTTTGTGGCCAACGAGCAGGAGCACTTCCGCCAGCCCTGGGAATGGGGACTTCCTCATGCCATCAGCTCCAACATCGACGACCGCACCCTGCATGAGCTGTACGCCTGGCCATTTGGCGATGCCGTCAAGGCTGGTGTGGCCTCCGTCATGTGCAGTTACAATCAGGTCAACAACTCGTATGCATGCGGCAACAGCAAGCTCCTGAACGGCATCTTGAAGGACGAGTTGGGCTTCCAAGGCTTTGTGATGAGTGACTGGCTGGCCCAGCACTCTGGTGTCGCCACGGCACTTGCTGGCTTGGATATGACAATGCCCggtgatgggttgggctgggctgACGGTAAATCGCTTTGGGGTCCAGAGCTGTCCAGAGCTGTTTTGAACGGAAGTGTGCCCCTGGAGCGGCTGAACGACATGGTGACCCGTATCGTGGCCGCCTGGTACCAGCTCGGACAGGATGACGAGAAGAAGTTTCCCAGGAAGCAGCCCAATTTCTCGTCATGGACAGATGAAGAGAAGGGCGTGATGTCTCCAGGCAGCCCAACCGAGCAAGAGCAAGTGGTTGTCAACGAGTTTGTCAATGTGCAGGCAAATCATTCGGTCATTGCGAGGGAGGTCGCGGCTGAAGGCACAGTCTTGCTCAAGAATGAGGATTTGCTGCCCATCAGTCGTCAGGGGCTGAGTGACGAAAGGCTCAGGGCTAGAAGGGATGCTGTCGAGCGTGCCACCGGGAAGCGCAGCGAAGGAAAGTTCAAGGTAGGCAtctttggcgaggatgcAGGGCCGGGCGACGGCCCAAATGCATGCAAGGACCGCGGTTGGTAAGTCTTCTCACTCGAACCATTTGCCTCGACTGTCAAGCTGACGAAGTAACAGTAACCAAGGCACGCTTGGTTCGGGCTGGGGTTCCGGTGCTGTCGAGTTCCCCTACCTTGTGTCACCTGTAGAGGCGCTGCGGAAGCAGTTTGACAAGTCCAAAGTCGAGCTTTCCGAATTTCTGGACAACAAGGCGTCTTTCGGCAAGGGCGACGGCAGTCTGAATGATCTGGAACTGTGCATCGTCTTTGCCAATGCCGATGCCGGGGAGGGTTTCACCAAATGGGCGGATGTCAGCGGCGACCGTCCCGACCTGCGGCTTCAAAACAACGGCGACGACCTAATCGTCAAGGTTGCCTCCAGCTGTGGCGGTGGCACTGGCGATGTCGTTGTTGTCATCCACGCCGTCGGACCTGTGCTTGTGGAAGATTGGATCGACACCCCGAACGTCAAGGCTCTGTTGTTTGCCAATCTCCCCGGCCAAGAGTCTGGGAATGCTCTGGCAGAGATACTCTTCGGCGACACCAACCCATCTGGCCACCTGCCCTTCACCATCGGACGGACTCTGGAAGACTACGGCGCCGGTGGCAAGGTGCTCTATCTTCCCAACGGAGTGGTGCCTCAGCAGGACTTCAAAGAAGGACTGTACATTGACTATCGTCACTTTGACAAGTACAACATTGAGCCCAGGTTTGAGTTTGGCTTTGGGCTCAGCTACACAACCTTCAAGCTTGACAATATTGTGGTCATCccccagaggaggaagacgcaGTATCCCCTGCGCAGACCGAACCCTGCTGCTGAGCCTCCCAGCTACTCAACCGACATCCCCAGCAAGGAAGAGGCAATCTTTCCGCCCGAGATTCGCAGGCTGGAAAAGTACGTCTATCCGTATCTGGACAGCACAGATGATATCGAAGTGGGCCAGTACCCTTACCCTGACGGGTATGATCAGCAGCCACCCCTGAGCGAGGCTGGCGGTGACGAGGGTGGGAACCCCGACCTTTGGTCAAACTATGTTGTTGTGAATGTCGACGTGATCAATGACGGGTCGGTTGCGGGAGCGGCGGTGCCGCAGCTGTATCTGCAATACCCAGAAACCGAATCGGAAACGGACTTTCCCGTTCGCGTGCTGAGAGGCTTTGACAAGGTCTACCTCAAGcctggggagaagaagacggtcaAGTTCAACCTTACGAGGCGAGACCTGAGTTATTGGGATGTCGTGGCTCAGAACTGGGCCATGGTGACGGAGGGGCCGTACGAGTTTTCGGTCGGGTTGAGTTCACGAGATCTGTCCATCAGCGGGACTTGGTAATATCATGGTTGCATGGCCTGGAGCACAGAGTATGTAGTGGTATAGATGAGAATTGTTTGGTGCACTGTTTCCTTTCCGCTGCCAGGACCATGTCATGATCTAGAAAATTAATGTCAGGGTTAGGGCGGGCATCCGGCAGCTGCCACGACCGCCAAGACGTGAGATCTGCGCTGGCGGCATCTGGACCCTGAAACGGGTGGAGGACTCGGAGTGGCATCTCCATCCATCTGCCCCTTTTCATTCCTGACCCAATCCTCCATACCGTAGTCGGTGTTCTCTCATTATCTCCAGGCGTGGGTGCATTTTCTCCTCTACACTTCACATTTATACTATTACAGCTACTCACTTGTAATCGCCCACGCTAGTTAATCGACCGTCCCGACCGACCGTGTTCCACGACCTGTCCCTGTTGGTCAACCCCGCACTACGATTCCCGACACTTTGGGCAGCCCAGagaaaacaagagaaaataTGTCAGGCGTCAACTCTCCCGAAGTCCTCGCCGCCTACGACTCTATCCGTTCCGACAAGGAAGAACAAAACTGGCTTCTGTTGTCGTACGGCGCGACGGGCAACAAGCTGCAGCTGACAGCCACGGGCACCGGCGGCCTTTCGGAGCTCACGGCCCAGCTCGACGACACCCAGGTGCAGTACGCATACGTCCGAGTGGAATACGCAAACGATGCCGAGAGCAAGAGGGTCAAGTTTGCCTTTGTAGTCTGGATTGGCGAGAACGCCAAGGtcatgaagaaggcgagggcgagCATCGAGGCCGGCGACGTCAAGAAGGTGCTGAGTCACTATAGCGTCGAGGTGACGGCCAACGACAAGGGCGACTTgaacgaggacgaggttgtcaagagGCTGCGGAAGGCTGGAGGGGCCGACTACAACGGTGGAAGGGGATAACCTGCTGGACGGGAAGTTGGATCATGCAATGTAGCCTTCTCGCGCTGGATAGATGGATCGCAATTTCGGGCGGGAATCTGGAAAAGACACAAAACACCCACTTGGACAACAAGATACACGGCACCTTTCTGTCTCTCTGCGGTGACATGGCCGGACGGAACACGCCAACTGAATCACAAGAGCTGCCACCAGAGGCTGCCACGTTGTTGTGCACTATCCCTTGGAGACGTACAGGACACGCCGGCGGTCCCGATGCTGCAGAGGGTGCATCGGCACGCTGCAGACGATGCTAAAAACGATGACATGCAGTGATCGACAGTGTCGGAAATGCTTGATTCCACGTCCACGTTCACTTCCACTTTCGATGTCCGGTATTCTGATGTTGCTGTATGCATCGCCGTTTCTTGTTGGTTACGTGATCGGCCTGATCCGGTGCTGTGTTTCCTTCCAGCGTGTTTGGTTGTATAGCCGTCTTGCTACCTCCCAAGATAAATTGCCAATTTCATAGGGACTAGAGCGCGTGCGCCTTTTTCCATCTGGAGAGCCGTAGCATCTCAGGCATCCCCAGCATTGTGGATTGGCGAGGCGTGGATCAAACATCATGACATGGAGTGGAGCGGGTCGTGTGCCAAGCTTGATGTCTGAGGGGGAACGACTTTCCCACTTCTCCTCATGGATGGGCAGATAGATTTCACTGCAGAGAAGCAACTCCATCAACAACTGAGAGCCATTTTCTGCATCATTTCGTGACCATCCGCCCGCActcctcttcgccatcaTGGGCCGATTCTGCATCACGGGGTCCTCAGATGGCCTCGGCGCCCGCACCGCCAACAAACTAATCTCGCAGGGACACACTGTCATCCTCCACGCCCGCAACGCTCAACGTGCCGAAGATGCACGCAAGGCTTGTCCCGGCGCAGAAACAGTGCTGGTTGCCGATTTATCGTCCATTGAAGAGACCAAGCAGCTTGCCAAAGAAGCATCGGAATTGGGGCCGTACGAGGCCGTCATCCACAACGCAGGCGTCTACACGGGCATGGAAAACGTCCCCGGAAAGTCTGGGCTGCCGACACTGTTCACCGTCAACACACTTGCCCCTTACATCCTCACTGCTCTCATGGGACCCGGCGCGCAAAAGAGGCTGGTTTTTGTCAGCAGCGACCTTCACGCCGGCGGTAGGCCCCGGCTGGGCGACTCCGAGGACATCAAGAAGAGCGGGTACGGCGACAGCAAGCTTCACAATGTCATCTTGGCAAAGGCGTTTGCCCGGGTTTGGCAGACAAAAGCGTATAGCGTTCACCCGGGCTGGGTTCCTACAAAGATGGGGGGCGCGAACGCGACGGGGGATATGCAACTGGCGGTCGACACGTTTGTCTGGGTGGCCACTGGCGGTCAGAcggatgggaaaggggagaaTGAGGACGAGAGGTGGACCCCAGGCGGGTATTTCACcgcgttgagggaggaggaaccgTCCAAGACTGCCAATGACCAGTCGGTGCAAGACGGGCTGCTTGCGGCGCTGGAGAGCATCTCGGGGGTGAAAGTGAGCGTATAGCGATAGCAGGGATGATCATTTCCCTTCTGGTGCTGAATGTAGGTAGAGATATGTTGTACATGCACCTCTAGGAATACACAAAGGAGACATGATAGGACCGATCTTGGACGGCCCGGGGGGCGGATGGATCCCGGTGGTGCGCTGAGTGATCCGTGCGTGGAGTAACATCTGGAACATCAGCTCCCCCAGGTTCCACCCTCGGGAATGGCCGACTTTGAACTACGACTGGAGTAGCCAACCCCGTCACGCCACTGTCATGCACTCAACACCTCTGCTCTCTGTGGCTTGAATTTGATTCTTCTGCCTCATTTGCGACCTGCAGCATTACCAAGCTGGACCCGGGGAACGGCTTCCCTTCAAACACTGGAACGGAGCGGTGAGAGCGAGTGAGATGTCGAAAAAGAACTAGCTCGGTGTGCTAGGACCCTGCGTGCATCAAATTCGTTTCTTTCTTCAATGGGTAATTAAACTCTCTACTATTGCGCGGTCTGTATGTAGGGCAGGGGCGTCCCCGGGAGCTGGTTCTAGACTGGCCTGACGTTTTCGTCGGGCCGTGTCCTCGGGACACAGACACTGACATTGACATTGGGGTCGTGCCTTTGTTGATGCTCCTCCCTGGACCCTGGTCGTGAGTTATCGATGATGTCGTTCTTTCAGACTCGATGACCGTCAACAGAAGTACGGAGTACTGAAAGCGGCTGCCCGTCCACAGAATGCATTGTAGCACATCTTTACTACCGGACCGAGACATTGCGTCATTGTGTGCGATTCGTCTGATGCCCAAAACGAGACATCGTGACTTTTCTCCAGCTGCTGTGTACTGTTGTGCGAAACACTGTGACCGCAACATGTCCTCCACACCTTCATGCCGCAATTGGTTTGATTTCTTTCGACGGCAGCGTGTGAACAGTGAGCCCTCAGCCCGGATCACCCGACCCGTCCCGATCACCAAATGATCCCTTCTTTCAGCTTGCGCCCGTCGCATATATGAGCCGCTGACCATACCCTTTCCAATTCTCTGGACCGCTTGGCTAACACAGGGGGCACAGTCGGCCTCTTTTCGTGCGGTTCATGCAACAATAATACCACCaggccagccagcagccccTTTCAGATTTTACGGCACTGTCGACCCTTGGCATCAGTTGGCTCACTTTGCTCGCCTTGCCTCAACTCGGAATCGTCCCTTACCCCAGCCGGGCCAACGATCCGAGAGCCCTTGAACACAATATTCATCccatttttttattaaatacCATCCTCCATCTGTTCCACTCACCTCCTCACTCTTTGTTcgctccaaaaaaaaatcaaaatgCCTCGCAGTCGTTTTCTATCGTACGCCTCCAACGTTAACGGGCACAACtctcacaacaacaacaacaacgacgacatcTCAAACGTCAACGCGAGGCCCACCAACACAATGAATCACACCAACACTATGACGCTGCCGATGCTGTCCAAGCCGGCCAGCACACGCAACAACATCACGGCTTTCCTGGGAGAGTTTGTTGGAACCTTCTTGTTTCtgttcttttcctttgccgGTACCCAGATTGCCGTCAATTCAGGTCCTGCCCAGCTCGAGTCCGGTACCGATATTGCCGTTCCCAACACCCAGAACCTCATGTTTATCGCCTTGGTGTTCGGTCTGAGTCTGATGGCGAACGTGTGGGCTTTCTACCGTGTCACTGGCGGGCTCTTCAACCCCAGCGTCACGCTCGCTCTGTTtctggttggtggtttgtcAGCAGTCCGCAGCGTCATCGTCGTGGTTGCCCAGCTGCTCGCCGGTATGGCTGCCGCTGGTGTTGTCTCGGCTTTGTTCCCCGGGCCCATGGATGTCGAGACGACGCTTGGAGGGGGTGCCAACGTTGCCCAGGGCCTCTTTATTGAAATGTTTCTCACGGCCGAGCTGGTGTTTGTCGTCATCATGGTGGCGGCCGAGAAGCACAAGAGCACCTATCTGGCACCAGTCGCTATTGGAATGGCATTCTTCCTTGCCGAGCTGGTTGGTAAGTTTGCTGTCAAGGTTGGGTGGAAGTGGAATGGAATGCTGACTGCTGATAGGCGTATACTTCACCGGCGGCTCTCTCAACTTTGCCCGCTCCCTCGGACCAGCAGTGGTCAACCGGAGCTTTCCAAGTTATTTCTGGATCTACTTCCTGGGCCCCATCCTGGGCTCGCTGCTGGCCTCAGGATTCTATGCGCTGCTCAAGTACCTCCGGTGGAAGGAGTGCAACCCCGGCCAGGAtgtcgatgacgaggagaagctcaagttTGACACGGCCAGGGTACAGGAGAAGGAACGCTATGGAAGCGTTGCCGACGGACATGCCACACCCCGCGAGACAGTGACGCCGCCTAACGGAGCTGCGTCACCTGGCGGGACGACTGTGGCCGATTCCCCCACGGCACCGCGCACATGAACTGCATTATCACGACTTTACTGTTGGAAGGTAGTCTGAAGGTTCAGCTTGAAATCTTTGACTCTCCTCTTTTTCAAGAATATGAATGGTCGGCCGGGTTTATGAGTGACTATGCTCGTTGTCTCGCTTAAGTTGGTGCGTTGGAAACTATTGGGTGTTTAATGGATGTTGCTTGCGGTACAGCTTGCGTTGCTTTTCAGTGTTCTTTGGTTGGAGATCAGCATTTGCACTGATGGTACGAGTTGCGCTGGTCATGGAATCCGGAGGGATGGTTCATCGTTGGGTTTCTGGTGCATATCTACTGGGCTGCATTGGAGGTCGGGActggtgaaggtggtggtgctgagaTCTTAAGGGGTGGGTGACTGGGTCTGGTGTTTCGGGATTGTCTTGTGATACCAAAATGGAACAGGGAAAAGGTCAGTGGGATGGATGGTAGGAACGGGGGAAATGGTTGGCGATATCGGAAAGATCTACTTGGTATCTCAGCATAATTAATCGATTAATGGAATGAATACGCAAAAGATGCAACTCAAAGGTATGGTGCTATCACTTGGAGTGGGAAAGTTCTACTTACTTGGCTTGGTCCGCCCTGAGCAGCCGTTGCTCCCGATCAAAAGATAGACGAGATATTGAGGTGCAAAGCTGCTAGTACAAAGCCTATCAGGTATAAAGTTTGAGCTCTGGCTTCTAGAGAGTGCTTCCCACAGTTTGACTGATGGTTGCCTCGGGGACCAGTTTCAAAGTGCGCAAAACTACTTTTAGAAAGATCCTAGCTAGGTAACTGCGTACTCAGAAGGTACAGAGCTTCGAACCCATTTTGGGCAGGTCAACCCTTCCATTGATGATTGCCTCGAAGAGCTTTCAACCAGCATCGGCCTTTCTACGTATCCCTGAAAACAATCTTACTCTCAGATCAATAACCTCTTGGTTCAAGTCACAGACCAATTCATGCCCAGATGCGTATGACTTATTGGCGCTTTACTCCGTTGAGTATGACCATCTCTGCCTGGGTATCGTTCTATTTCCATGTATGCAACGAAGCTTAACAACCTACCTAGCCACCATGATCCTCAGGCATCATCGATCAACATCTCCAGTCGTGGTATTATGTCATCCCGTTCCTTGCGGTTGGGTGTGGGGAACAAGGGACAGGGGGAGGCTAATCCCTTGCTGGCCTCGGGCCGGGGCCGGCATCATGGAGCATATGGCTGTGCACCGAAAACTCAGTGCACATTGTGCAAGTTCCTCGGAGCTCAGGACGGCGATGCCGACTCGTTAAATTATGGATTGTCGAGCCAGTTGATCTTTTGAACAAAAGGGACTGGAAATCATGTAGGTAATATTGAGGCCTCTGGGAGCAACTGCCGCACCCATTCTCCGCACACCTGATCGGAGTTTTCGGCGTTTCCGACAGATAAGAACTGCAGCCCTACCACATCATGAAACACGTCAATGGTACGTGCCATCCATAGCCAAGTGGTGGGTGGCGGTCTCCTTGGCCTTTACAACCGACGGAAGATTCCATCATGAACAAGACCGCCAGCAACAAGGGCTTATGCAGGGGTGGACTTAGAGTTCCATCGATATACCTACGAGACACAAAAAGCATCAGTAACAAACGCCTCTACCCCTGGAGTGTTGCTGGTTGCCTTCTCGTTGTGACGGAAGTCTGCCCGATTTTCCTTCTGGCacttggttgttgtttgatCCCTGCGGCGTTGTATGCGATAACAGGATCAAATTGCCGTATAAGGATCTGTGTAGGTGACCGGCACAGTTCGCGGTCATCTTATGCCCTTTTTGGTAGCCAAAGACTACACGGATGTTGCTCCTGAGAGGAGAGTGGTGTGGTTGTATTAGAGAGTCTGGTAGCTAGAAGCGCAATGAGACCAAAAATCGTAAAAAGATTCATACAGAGAACTTTCTGACCTGATGATTCCACCGCCAATTCGGTTCCACAGTAAGATACAATGTCTCCATTAAAGCTGTAGCAGGTAGATTGACGTTCTGTAAAGATATTTGATGATGTCACCTTCTTTGCTCGAATGGCTGTGGGGGCGGCCAGCTGCTGACGAGTGCCCACACACCTGCCAGATGTTTGGAACCCCCTTTCATGGGTAAACAATGCCCCCTATTCGTCGTTTGACGACACTACAGAGTCATCGCAATTCCCAATATCTCTCCTCCGCCCGCAGCGACCTTATTTCTGACTTTGGCAACatgggatggtgttgtgcCCCGAGGCCATCCTGAGATTGGTAGGTGTCATGAGCTTTTGGAAaccacccctctcccactcacCAGCTCGGTGTGTGATGGGGGACAAAAACTCCGATCCCAGCAACCGCCGTCACCCTTTACACCAATGAAACCGTCGCGATCAAAAATCATCAGCAGCTTCAGAGAAAGCCAAGTTTTGGGAACAGAAGCCTGCACATGAGAGGTACCTTAGGGGGTAGTAACGAGGGGCATCACACCGTGACCAATGTCAATTGCTAAAGGTACGGTTACGGGTGCCGGTACCGTCCACACTGGCCATAATGGCTGGGGGACTCCAACTAGAACAAAGCTTGATTTATCGATCAAGGGGTTCGTGATCTGCGGTCTCTTCAAGGTAGCAAATCAATAGTCGATATCTCTGTTGAGAGCCGACAAATTTCGCGCAAAAATGAGAAGATTGGGCCATGGTTGTGTACAAAGTACAAGATCTCGCCTGTGGTCAATTGTGGCGGGGGTTTTACCTGATTAG belongs to Podospora bellae-mahoneyi strain CBS 112042 chromosome 6, whole genome shotgun sequence and includes:
- a CDS encoding hypothetical protein (COG:Z; EggNog:ENOG503P4QK); this translates as MSGVNSPEVLAAYDSIRSDKEEQNWLLLSYGATGNKLQLTATGTGGLSELTAQLDDTQVQYAYVRVEYANDAESKRVKFAFVVWIGENAKVMKKARASIEAGDVKKVLSHYSVEVTANDKGDLNEDEVVKRLRKAGGADYNGGRG
- a CDS encoding hypothetical protein (CAZy:GH3; EggNog:ENOG503NVBN; COG:G), giving the protein MAHDESAQGLLKESSTRRSRSSDRGDNAAFDSDSDLDATDYIDREAARPTRRSPTASFEPNIKGKKRWCSCLFTTLGRRSQCCIGVLAGMGILWVLLTATGVFVYRKAQEEPPYGQSPPWYPTPKGGIAASWADSYAKASKMVSKMTLADKVNVTTGTGWEMGLAVGTNAPAIHVGFPQLQLQDGPLGIRFADNITAFPAGITVGATWNRQLMYARGKAHAIEARQKGINVLLGPCVGPLGRMPAGGRNWEGFGADPYLQGIAGAETVKGIQSEGVMATIKHFVANEQEHFRQPWEWGLPHAISSNIDDRTLHELYAWPFGDAVKAGVASVMCSYNQVNNSYACGNSKLLNGILKDELGFQGFVMSDWLAQHSGVATALAGLDMTMPGDGLGWADGKSLWGPELSRAVLNGSVPLERLNDMVTRIVAAWYQLGQDDEKKFPRKQPNFSSWTDEEKGVMSPGSPTEQEQVVVNEFVNVQANHSVIAREVAAEGTVLLKNEDLLPISRQGLSDERLRARRDAVERATGKRSEGKFKVGIFGEDAGPGDGPNACKDRGCNQGTLGSGWGSGAVEFPYLVSPVEALRKQFDKSKVELSEFLDNKASFGKGDGSLNDLELCIVFANADAGEGFTKWADVSGDRPDLRLQNNGDDLIVKVASSCGGGTGDVVVVIHAVGPVLVEDWIDTPNVKALLFANLPGQESGNALAEILFGDTNPSGHLPFTIGRTLEDYGAGGKVLYLPNGVVPQQDFKEGLYIDYRHFDKYNIEPRFEFGFGLSYTTFKLDNIVVIPQRRKTQYPLRRPNPAAEPPSYSTDIPSKEEAIFPPEIRRLEKYVYPYLDSTDDIEVGQYPYPDGYDQQPPLSEAGGDEGGNPDLWSNYVVVNVDVINDGSVAGAAVPQLYLQYPETESETDFPVRVLRGFDKVYLKPGEKKTVKFNLTRRDLSYWDVVAQNWAMVTEGPYEFSVGLSSRDLSISGTW
- the AQY1 gene encoding Aquaporin-1 (EggNog:ENOG503NV37; COG:P), which codes for MPRSRFLSYASNVNGHNSHNNNNNDDISNVNARPTNTMNHTNTMTLPMLSKPASTRNNITAFLGEFVGTFLFLFFSFAGTQIAVNSGPAQLESGTDIAVPNTQNLMFIALVFGLSLMANVWAFYRVTGGLFNPSVTLALFLVGGLSAVRSVIVVVAQLLAGMAAAGVVSALFPGPMDVETTLGGGANVAQGLFIEMFLTAELVFVVIMVAAEKHKSTYLAPVAIGMAFFLAELVGVYFTGGSLNFARSLGPAVVNRSFPSYFWIYFLGPILGSLLASGFYALLKYLRWKECNPGQDVDDEEKLKFDTARVQEKERYGSVADGHATPRETVTPPNGAASPGGTTVADSPTAPRT
- a CDS encoding hypothetical protein (COG:Q; EggNog:ENOG503P2UY), with amino-acid sequence MGRFCITGSSDGLGARTANKLISQGHTVILHARNAQRAEDARKACPGAETVLVADLSSIEETKQLAKEASELGPYEAVIHNAGVYTGMENVPGKSGLPTLFTVNTLAPYILTALMGPGAQKRLVFVSSDLHAGGRPRLGDSEDIKKSGYGDSKLHNVILAKAFARVWQTKAYSVHPGWVPTKMGGANATGDMQLAVDTFVWVATGGQTDGKGENEDERWTPGGYFTALREEEPSKTANDQSVQDGLLAALESISGVKVSV